Below is a window of Streptomyces qaidamensis DNA.
CACCTGGTTGCTCTTGTAGTCCAGGGCCCACGACGTTCCGGCCACCCGGGGGGCCGAACGCAACGCCGTCGCAGCGGACTTGAGGTCGCTCATGCTGTGACGGACCATCTTGGCCTGCGCACCGGCCCGCTGCACCTCGGCGGCCGCCTTCTCGTCGGTCACCGCGACGACCGGCCGCCCGGCGGAGTCGATCCAGCTGCCCGCCGTGCGCGCGTTCCCGAGCCGGGACACCAGGTCGGTGCCCTCGCCCGTCGCCGGCGGCGCGGTGAACGGGACGCCGATGACCGGGGCCGACGGCTCGCTCGCCACGGCGTTGGTGACCATCGCTCCTCCGAGGAGGAGTCCGCCGACGGCCGCCAGCCGTGTCACTCGCCGGACGACCCGTCGTCGTGCGTGCCTCATGCATGGCTCCCGAACCAGAACATCACGGTGCGAACACCGCAGGGCCCTCCTGGAGTTGAGTGCCCTTCATCCATACGGGGCGGAGCCGTGCCGTGTTCAGCGCACCGGTGATCTATTCGGCGTCACCCGGTGACCGGGGCCGCGAGCAGGGCCCCGCTGCGCGCGTCGCCCCACACCGAACCCGGATCGACGTAGGGCCGCAACAGGGCGGTGAGCGCCGGGTCCCCGCGGCCGTTCAGCTCGTCGGAGGCGATCTTGCGGGCGATCCCGGCGAGGAAGTCCGCCACCTGCACCCGCGCGTCGTCACGCGCGACGACGAGCCGCAGCCCGGCCAGGCCGATCCCGGCCCGCCGTGCGGTCTCCTCGATCCATGCGATGCGCTCCGGCGTCAGCATGTTCTGCCGGTCGTGCACGAGGTGGACCGGCCGCCCGCTCCCGTTCCAGAGCGCGGCCGTCCGCACGATCGCCGGGAGCAGCGGGTTGAGCGGCGGGATCAGGGGCGGCCCGGCCAGGAATCCGTCCCGGTACGCCACCGCGCGGGGCCGGGTCGCGGCGAGCCGCTCCAGGATCCGTGCCGCGTCCGTCCGCGGATGCGCCCGGCGCAGGGTGTCGACGGTGCCGTAGAAGGCGTCCACCGGGTCCCCGTCGTGGCGGACCCGCAGCACCTGGTTGGCCGCCTCCAGGAACGCCCGCCAGCCGTCCTCCTCGAAGACCTCGCGCCCCGCGCGGAACAGAACGGCCGCCTCGGCCGCGTCGTCCAGCAGCAGGCCGAGGGTCCGGTCCACCACGAAGTACGTCTTCTCCATGAGGTGCACCCGCGCCTGCCCGTCGATCGGGCCCGTCGGCGCGAGCAGCCACTCCAGCACCGCACGGTGCTTCTCCCGCAGCAGGTGGGTCGCCTTGTACTCCTCGGCCGGTGACCGGATCCGGTCCCGGATCTCCCCGACCGTCGCCGCGGCCGACGCCATGGACAGTGAGACGCCGGCGTGCGCGAACACGTCCGTGTTGCCGCCGGTGAGGTTCTCACCGTCCGACCCCGACTCGTCGCAGGCGATCTCCAGCAACGCGCCCACCGCCCCGCCCCGCTCGCCGTCCGCACGATTCCCGCTCACCGCACAGCCCCCTATCGTGTGCCCATGACCAGGATCCCGCACGAGACGTCCGGTGAACCGAATCCCCTGCAAGCCCTCACTCTCGACAACCTCCGGCAGCGCACCAGCATGAAGTGGCGCACCTACCCGGAGGACGTGCTGCCGCTGTGGGTGGCCGAGATGGACGTGCCGCTCGCCGAGCCCGTGGTGCGTGCCGTCACCGACGCGCTCCACCTCGGCGACACGGGCTACCCGGCCGGCACCGCCTACGCGGAGGCCCTGGCCGCCTTCGCCGGGAAGCGGTGGGGCTGGGAGGGGCTCGCCGTGGAGCGCACCGCGATCGTGCCCGACGTCATGCTGGGTGTCGTCGAGATGCTCAAACTGGTCACCGGCCCGGGCGACACGGTGGTTGTGAACCCGCCCGTGTACCCGCCGTTCTACCTGTTCGTGGAGCACATGGACAGGCGGGTGGCCGAGGCCCCGCTCGGGGCGGACGGGCGCATCGACCTGGGAGTCCTGGAGTCGTCGTTCCGGCAGGCCGTCGTGGGCGGGCGGCGAGCCGCCCATCTGCTGTGCAACCCCCACAACCCGACCGGCACCGTGCACACGGAAGAGGAACTGTCCGCCGTCGCCCGCCTCGCTGAGCGGTACGGCGTGCGCGTCGTCGCCGACGAGATCCACGCCCCGCTCGTGCTCGGCGGCGCCGGCTTCGTGCCGTATCTGAGCGTGCCGGGCGCCGAGCGCGGCCTGTCCCTGATGTCGGCCTCCAAGGGCTGGAACCTGCCCGGGCTCAAGGCCGCCCTCGCGGTCGCCGGGCCCGGGGCCGCGGCCGACCTGGACCGTATGCCGGAGGAGGTGGGGCACGGCCCGAGCCACGTCGCCGTCATCGCCCACACCGCCGCCCTGAGCGACGGCGTCACCTGGCTGGACGCCCTGCTGACCGGCCTCGACGGCAACCGGCGGCTGCTCGCCGACCTGCTCGCCGAGCACCTGCCCGCGGTCCGCTACCGCCCGGGCGACGCCACCTACCTGGCCTGGCTCGACTGCCGTGCCCTCGGGCTCGGCGACGACCCGGCCGACGTCTTCCTGCACCGCGGCCGCGTCGCCCTCAGCTCAGGCCTTCCCTTCGGCGCCGGCGGAGCCGGCCATGCCCGCCTCAATCTGGCGGCCTCACAGGAGGTGCTCACGGAGGCGGTGCGCAGGATGGCGGCGGCGCTGCGCTGAACCCGGGGCACGCTCGTACACTTCCCGGCATGGACGACAGGACGCTGGACGAACTCGGCGCGGGCAAGTACCTGCTGGTCACCAGCTACCGCAGGAACGGCACGCCGGTCGCCACCCCCGTCTGGGTGGTGCGCGACGGGGACGCGCTCGGCGTGTGGACGCCCGCCGACTCCTGGAAGGTGAAGCGGATCCGCAACCGCGCCGACGTGCTGATCGGCCCCTGCGACCTGCGCGGCAACCCCACGGGCGACCAGGTGCCCGCGACGGCGGAGATCTGCGACGCGGCCACCACCGCCCGCTACCGCCGGCTCATCGGCCGCAAGTACGGCCTGACGGGCCGGCTGACCCTGCTCGGCAGCCGGCTGCGCCGGGGCGTGGACGGCACGGTGGGCATCCGCATCACCCTCTGAGGTCCGGCAAGCGCTTTCGGCCGTGGGGGAGTGAGAGCCCCGTCCATGGGAAAGGGCACCTGCCATGAGCCGAACCCCCGTCCTGCGCGCAGCCGTCGTCGGCACCGGCCACCGGGCCCAGCTGTTCACCCGCGGCCTCGCC
It encodes the following:
- a CDS encoding PPOX class F420-dependent oxidoreductase, with the translated sequence MDDRTLDELGAGKYLLVTSYRRNGTPVATPVWVVRDGDALGVWTPADSWKVKRIRNRADVLIGPCDLRGNPTGDQVPATAEICDAATTARYRRLIGRKYGLTGRLTLLGSRLRRGVDGTVGIRITL
- a CDS encoding MalY/PatB family protein — encoded protein: MTRIPHETSGEPNPLQALTLDNLRQRTSMKWRTYPEDVLPLWVAEMDVPLAEPVVRAVTDALHLGDTGYPAGTAYAEALAAFAGKRWGWEGLAVERTAIVPDVMLGVVEMLKLVTGPGDTVVVNPPVYPPFYLFVEHMDRRVAEAPLGADGRIDLGVLESSFRQAVVGGRRAAHLLCNPHNPTGTVHTEEELSAVARLAERYGVRVVADEIHAPLVLGGAGFVPYLSVPGAERGLSLMSASKGWNLPGLKAALAVAGPGAAADLDRMPEEVGHGPSHVAVIAHTAALSDGVTWLDALLTGLDGNRRLLADLLAEHLPAVRYRPGDATYLAWLDCRALGLGDDPADVFLHRGRVALSSGLPFGAGGAGHARLNLAASQEVLTEAVRRMAAALR